DNA sequence from the bacterium genome:
TGCTGGGCGGCATCCCGCTCGACGAGATCGGCGCCACCGGCTTCGGCCTGGCCTGCTGCGCCGAGGTGGCGGCCGACTACGCCGGCATCGCGCTGCGCGGCGCGCGGGTCGCCGTGCAGGGATTCGGCGCCGTCGGCCGGCACGGGGCGCGCTTTCTCGCCGAGCGCGGCGCGCTGCTGGTGGCGGCGGCCGACAGCGGCGGCGCGGTGGTCAATCCCGATGGCCTCGATCTGGCGGCGCTGATCGCCTTCAAGGAAGAGCGGCGGTCGGTGCGCGACTTCCCCGGCGGGCGGCCACTGGCGAGCGACGACCTGGTCGCCGTCGACTGCGACATCTGGATTCCCGCCGCTCGCCCCGACGTGCTGCGCGCCGACAACGCCGAACGGCTGCGCGCCAGGCTGGTGCTGCAGGGCGCCAACGTGCCGGCGACGGCCGAGGCGGAGGCGCGGCTGGACGCCCGCGGGATCGTCAGCGTCCCGGACTTCATCGCCAACGCCGGCGGCGTGATCTGCGCCGCGGTCGAGGTCCGGCACGGCAGCCAGGCCGAGGCGTTCGCGGTGATCGCCGACAAGATCCGCGACAACACCCGTGCCGTGCTCGAACGCGCGCGCCAGGCGCGCATCCTGCCGCGCGCCGCGGCCGACGAGCTGGCGCGGCAGCGACTCGAGGAAGCGGCGAGCTATCGGCGGCACCGGTGAGAAGCGCCGCGGCCGTGCGACGCCGCAACATGGCGATCCTGTCCACCTGCGACATCCGCGCGGGAGCGCCGCCCTCCAGGTTGTGCCGGAGCTGGCCGGGCGCCCAGTCGCGAACCGGGGGGCGGACGGAGCGGCCGGCGGGCGGCCAGGCAACGTCAGTCGATGACGTATCGGCATCCTCGCGCGCGGCGCCGGGTCGGCGCGGGGAAGCGCTCGCATGCCGGGCTCCGGGCGCGGCGCCAACGCCGCGCCGGTGCGTGCCCATGCGGCATTCTGTGCGCTGCCGCCGGTCGCGGGGAGGCCGCGACGGGACGTGGCGCGGCCTACTGGACCTGGAACGTGGCGGTGATCTGGTTGCTCAGGTGGCCGGCGGCATCGGAGGCGCGCACCGCCGCGGCGCAGGTGCCGAACGGCAGCGGGCTGGCGGCGATCGGCGAGGTGGTCTGGATGGAATTGATCAGCCGGTTGCCCGGCACCAGCGCGGTGCAGGTCTGTTGCGGCTCGAGCGGCGCGCAGGTGATGGCAATGCAGATGCGGTTGATGTCACCGTTCAGGTCGGACACGCCGAAGCGGAAGGCGATGGTGCCGGACCGCGACACCGGATTGGGGAGGACGGTGAGGTTGCACAGCACCGGCAGCGGCGAGACCAGGCCGCCGCAGACGCTCATCGGGATGGTCGGCGTGCGTGTCGCCGTCGTGGTCGGCTTCGTCGTGCGGGTCGGCGTCGG
Encoded proteins:
- a CDS encoding Glu/Leu/Phe/Val dehydrogenase; translation: MARQSAEELDAAKTVLIRDRREGLEAMVVVDDVACGPSIGGIRMAPDVTLEEVARLARAMTLKNAAAGLPHGGGKAGIVADPLMPAEKKERLVRAFGRAIRGLDEYIPGPDMGTDERCMAYLHDEIGRAAGLPRVLGGIPLDEIGATGFGLACCAEVAADYAGIALRGARVAVQGFGAVGRHGARFLAERGALLVAAADSGGAVVNPDGLDLAALIAFKEERRSVRDFPGGRPLASDDLVAVDCDIWIPAARPDVLRADNAERLRARLVLQGANVPATAEAEARLDARGIVSVPDFIANAGGVICAAVEVRHGSQAEAFAVIADKIRDNTRAVLERARQARILPRAAADELARQRLEEAASYRRHR